In Ostrea edulis chromosome 6, xbOstEdul1.1, whole genome shotgun sequence, a single window of DNA contains:
- the LOC125647155 gene encoding uncharacterized protein LOC125647155, whose product MDGTGKKDYRMTTPRIFSPNSGPPEKDSIALYREFVRRRPEEAKSEESPMYLTPIPMKRLLDSSLIWYYPRPMGKNTLGTLVKNAAIKAGLEGKLTNHSLRKSTVTALSKAGVAPHKIQQITGHKSLQSIAVYDSKLTIQEQKQMCSILSNENGKCS is encoded by the exons ATGGACGGAACCGGAAAAAAAGACTACAGAATGACCACCCCCAGAATATTTTCTCCCAATTCCGGACCCCCTGAGAAGGACTCCATTGCTCTCTATCGCGAATTTGTTAGACGTCGTCCGGAGGAAGCAAAAAGTGAGGAAAGTCCGATGTATCTTACACCCATCCCAATGAAAAGACTTCTAGACAGTTCACTAATATG GTATTATCCGAGACCCATGGGAAAGAACACACTGGGAACTCTAGTTAAGAATGCTGCAATTAAAGCCGGGTTGGAGGGGAAATTGACAAATCACTCTCTCCGAAAATCAACAGTAACAGCGCTATCTAAAGCGGGTGTCGCACCTCACAAAATTCAGCAAATTACCGGACACAAAAGTCTACAGTCCATTGCTG TGTATGATTCCAAGTTAACAATCCAAGAACAGAAACAAATGTGTTCAATTCTGTCCAATGAAAATGGGAAATGTTCCTAA